One Thauera sp. K11 DNA window includes the following coding sequences:
- a CDS encoding host-nuclease inhibitor Gam family protein, translated as MAAPRKAKTAAAQIPVPQTRDQVAAHIREIGERQRELARIQSDMNDELAHVKEKWETVAAPHAQRIDALTQGVQIWSEANRDTLTQGGKTKTAAFATGEVSWRIRPPSVRITGAEAVLDALRRLGLDRFIREKSEVNKEAILNEPEAKA; from the coding sequence ATGGCCGCCCCGCGCAAAGCTAAGACCGCCGCAGCACAGATCCCCGTACCGCAAACCCGCGACCAGGTCGCAGCCCACATCCGTGAAATCGGTGAGCGTCAGCGTGAGCTGGCGCGCATTCAGTCGGATATGAACGACGAACTCGCACACGTTAAGGAGAAATGGGAAACCGTCGCTGCACCGCACGCTCAGCGCATCGACGCGCTCACGCAGGGTGTGCAGATCTGGAGCGAAGCAAACCGCGACACGCTCACGCAGGGCGGAAAGACCAAGACCGCTGCGTTCGCGACCGGTGAAGTGTCGTGGCGCATCCGCCCCCCCTCGGTGCGCATCACCGGCGCCGAGGCCGTGCTCGATGCCCTGCGCCGCCTGGGACTGGACCGCTTCATCCGGGAGAAATCCGAGGTGAACAAGGAAGCCATTCTCAACGAGCCCGAGGCCAAGGCATGA